AGGATACTGAACTGAATGTATGCTAAGGCTTTAAAAGGAACAAGGAGATACCTCTAGCTGCCGGTATATAGCTGACATGGCATCCTTCAATCTACTTACCTGCATGTTTATCAACAGCATGAATCTCAATACAAATAAAGCAATAAATGTAAGACATATTGGATAAAAAAAGAGTTCAAGACTAACCTTTGTATGAAGAGACGTTGTTGTAATTGGATATGAAGACCAGAAATGTCTTAGTAACTCTTGAATAGACATCCAATGCTGGCAAGAGAGAGGTTTTCACATAAGGCACAACATCTCTAAATAATTAACTAGGAAAAAAGAAACCTTTTGGCATTTGGATTTATGTTTCAGGAAGGTAGCTTTATtttattaagagaaaataaaataaaacttaagTCAACTCACATGTAGAAGTTCATCCTTTGTTGTGCTCGGTAAGCTGTCCAGAATACTCTCCTGAGGATTCTTCCCCAGTTGATACCTGGAGCTTGAGATATTTTGGGTCAATCCATTAAAAACCTGTCATAGAGATGAGAAGTTATAATTTCTAGCATAAAACTAAGTGCAGCTATACACATATACATGTCTGCTTATTTCTTTTTCCCTCTTGCACATAACACACAAACCGAACCCAAACACTTGAGCTAGACTCAAGTGGCTACCACACATCATAACTTGAATGACCAGAAGCAAAGATTTCTTTACCATTAGAGCAACTTCAGGTTTAACAATGGGATTACTCAACCCCACAGTCTTGATTTCAGATATGGAATTCCTCAATGAGCGATAAGCCTCGCCGATGCTGAGGTTGCATTTCGTTTGTTCTGATTTATTTCGTATATCGTCCAAAGTTTTGAGTGCATTAGCTTGCTGTGCATCAAAATAGTCTCGAGGATCCTGGTTTCAAGAAAATTTATATAAAGCAcaagaacaaataaaaaatatattttatacatGTTTCTACTGATGATGACAGTGCAAACCTTGATACAGAGAGGAGCAAAAGGATGATCATGAGGTGCTTGAAGATCTTCTATTTCAGTCATACGAGAAATCCTATCAAGTCTCTCCTCTGTCGCATCCTCATCAGACTCTGCAAAACCAGGGGGGcaaatataataaaaccaagGTGAAACTTGAGGTCTTATGAGAAAACAGAGAGGCTATCATTTCAACTAACAAATAAACCTTGCATACCTCGCCTTGATCGCACTAAGGCTTCAGCAACCGATCGTGGATCATCCAAGTCCATATCTGCAGTCAAATTGACAAGCTAATGTTATGTACCTGAAACTATAAAGAACCAAATGCCTCAGCAGGAGGCTAAACAATCTGTAACCCCAAGGGGTAGCTCAATTTGCTATCACATTACAAGTGGAAGGTTCATCAATCACAGAATTACTCTGGACTAAGGTACATATGGAAAGTCTCACCTACAGTCCTTCCTTCAAGAACCACAGCACCCTGACGGTTAAGATCTTGAGACAAAGTCCTTTTGTAATGCTCACTTTGTGGTTCGCTTATTTCTTTGGTACCATCACGAAAGATTCCATGGTCCTGAATATTAAAGTGCATAATATAAGCTTTTGATGTGCTAAACTTGTTCTAAATCAAAAGGTTTTATATGTGTCAATACAAAATGATTTTTTGTTTTTGCTTTTGTACCACTGCTGCAAACATTTGACGCATAATCTTACGACTTGAGGGAAAATGTAAAACAATATAAATAATTCAGTATGGCATTTGATGAAAAAAGTGTTAAAACAGGTTAGCATAAACAAACAAcaaagaatcaatcaaaacaggtTAATCGACAATCAAAAGCAAGAGGAAGATTCACTTGAAAATATGAATTCCAAAAGCAGTAGAAGGCTAAATCTAACATATATTGAAGAATGGTGATATACTACATACTGGAAGATGGCTATAGTCGTCCCCTAGATCTGCTTCCATGTCCAAAGTTGGATCAACTCTTCTGATCTGCATATAAGAATAATAAGGATTGAAATACTGTAATACTTTAGACAATGCAACAGAATGTCTATGAAGGACAGAATGAAAAAGAGCAGATATTTGCATAAAAGGATTACCTTCCGGCGAGCTTCTTGTGCCAATATGTCATCTTCCTTCAAAAAAATGGCCAGTTCATCATCTTCCGCAGCCTCTGCTGCTGCGGCAACAGCATTCTTTGTACTAATGAGGTACTCAGCTTTAAAGTATTTAGTAAAGAAGTCCTTTTCACTCATCTggtttttttgacaaaaaaaaaaaaagcaagctTTGAGTAAAATAACAGAGCAGCTGATAATATACCTAAAGCCTAAATAATAAGATAGCAAATAGTGcaaatagaaaatgaaaaataGCAAACTAACGAAGAAATTCCTTCAGCAGGTGCACTACCTTATTGGGAACGAGATTAAGGAATGCCCGGTGAACAGCTGGTTTCAGAACAAAAATCTAAAGAGATGAAAACAGTGTATGGTTCTTAAAAACACAAGAAACACAGAATAGAAAAGGTCATACATTTATTATAAGTTTGACAACTGAAATTATCCTCACAAAATAGAAAAAGCAGAAAAGGACTAAAGGAGTAAAGGGGCCAATAGATAGACATACCTGATATTTGATCTCTGGTGTCAAATTAAATGTAACCTTGTTTGTCTGGAAAAAGCAGTGaagtaaagaaaataatataagatAAGATAAAAGAAATAGTAATAATAAAGAAAAGAACCAAGGGACTTAATTCTTTTCTATCTACAAAGCTATGCCAAGAGAAACACCTCAACACCATGGCAAAAAGATCAGTACAACAATACTTTAAAAGGAGAGATTTTACCCGACCATCAGCCATAGGTTTGGTGTCTAATATCATCGTACTTTTAAAACCAATCCGTTGTTTTAATTTTCTGTTGCTATCACCATCAAGCAATTTCTGTAATCAGATTTAAGGGAGTGTTAAAATAGTACAATCATTTGATGAAATTTACAACACATTTGGATATCTCTCTTCAGAAAAGTAGCTGACCTTTCTCGTTGCCCAGAACTCAGATTCTGTCAAGATACCACCAATCACAAATTGCTTATGAAGCTTCTGCAACTCACTGTGAAGGAACAATCTTAGTTCTatgaacaaaaagtttgaataatacaatcagcGAATCATAGAGATCAGTCCTGTTAAACTTGTAAGTCAAACTTATACATTTTAAATTTAATCATTTCTTTCTAGAGAAGAGATCTTAGATTTTTCAAGAAGCCAAATGTACTCTAGTCCATGCCTTACTATCACATGCATAACATTTGATTACCTATCTTCTCGCAATAGCTTCATCCGAAGCTCCAAATCTGCTGTGCTGAGTTGTTCATCAGAAAATGTAACTTTCTCGGAAGTAACTTTTGGAGCAGAAACAGGTTTTGCAGCTTCTCCAGCCTTTGCAAGGCAATTGCCTATGTATGATAGATTATCACATAAATACAAAAATGCAAAGAGAACAATATTAAACAGAACTTTGGCTGGAAGCCATTATTTGGGTGGGGGAAGGAGTAGCACTGTCATGAAAAATGTGCTTGCAAATGAGGTTTACCCACAAATTCTCGGCATACATGAAGATCAGCAAAGCTTTCAAACTCAAATATGTAGCTCCCACCCTGGAACAACACATTGTTTGGAATATTCATATGGAGGTCCACAAAGAAAGGGACACAAGATTAGTTAAATTCTAAACGAATATAAAATTACCGTCTTCTTAGGATaaaaaaaccattttttttaTGGAGCTTATCAGCAATAAATAATGAAAACTAGTCACTGTGGCAACTCAACATATTGAAATTCTAAAACAAAAGAAACCTGATCATGGGGGAGATTAAGCCAAGGTGGTTTATTTGAGCCCTCCTTAGTGTGTTTATGACCTGAACATTAGTggaaaattcaaataaaatagcATTTAGAAAACCATTAGATTAAAAATAAGGGAAAGAATAGAGCTTAAAACTCAAAGACTTCTGAAACTCAATGTGAAAATGTTGAGGAAAAACTAAAAGAAGTACCTTTAATGTGTACAAAATCCACATTCAGCTTTACAGAAGAAGTGGGATCATGGGGGATGAATGAAAACTTTCGTTCATTCTGCATCAAGTAACAATTGCAAAGTTACAAAGAAAGCATCATCCATACATTGCAGCAACTCAAAATGAACAGTTTCCAACTAAAACAAAAGCTTACTCTTAATTCCAAATTTCCTAAATTTCAAACACTTGAGCAAATGCTATTCAGTGACAGTAAAATAAATTGGGATTTTCTGTTCATGTGTCATTGCACAACTAAAAACACCAAAGTGGAAATTTCCCATCAAGTAAAAAAATACCCATCTTATCACATAGATTGCAACCAAACATTCATATACATGTATCAATACAAGTATAAGCAAAGGGGAAAAAGACAGAAGAAACATACCATTTTGAGAAGACCAGGAGTGCCGGGGTCCTTGACTGAGGTCTTGTATTTAGCTCGTTTAATCACTTGCCCAGTTGACATCTTTGCCTCACTCACCAATCAATCCAATCCAACCCAATGATCAATGGGTTTAGATTAATGGAAAATTTAGATTCAACGCCGGAGTACCGAAATGGGTGGACATGAATAATATtgtactgtatatatatataatctgtGTAATGTAATTAATTATAGGTTGATGCGAATGATCGGAAAAAAAGCTAGGGTTTTTCTGAAAAGTGTTGGGGTTAATTAAAGTTGAGGCTAATTGAGAAGGTAGAGGGTGTCCCTGTAAATGAAGCAACCAAGAAGACGACCCCAAAATCTCCCAAGCAACTCTTTCTCTCCTCTTTCTCACTCTCAGTGGCTTTATTGAGCGCCAACGAGGGATTGGGACCCAAAAACGACATACAAATATAATTGTACCAGTGGTTTGGGAAGAAGTTATGCCAAAGAAGGCTGCGAGCTCTCTTTTTCGAGTTTCAAGAGTGCCAGTAGTACCAAAGCCTGGAAAAGATCTAGCGGCAGTTATGAAGGCCTCGTAGGTGTAGAAGCCATCGTTTGGACGGGGGAAGAAAGGAGCATCGGTCGGTTTTGGacggtttttttaaaaaaaaaaataaataaatacagaaTTCGATTTTCGGTTCGGATTGGTGAAATACCGAACCAAACCAGTTAAAAAAAAACTGAAcattttggaccgcggtttggtcgtTAAATCGACCAAATcgaattgattatttatttatttattttttgttgaaagttttagttaaaaaattaaaaattttggattgttagaatccatttttctatgtttttaaaacataaatatatagaacataattacaagtgctttaagttttttttttaattaaaaattttaataattaataattatataatattatattattattttattgtgtttggtcggtttcggttttattggtcggttcacccaaaatttccaaaccgaccgaacagtggcgatTTGCACCGTCGGCGGTTTTTTCGATTTTCGGTTTAAACAGTTTTGATTTTTTCGGTGTTCAGTAGGTCGGTGTACacgatttttttaatttttcggattttatgctcagccctagtaAGAATCTCCTTCTTGATAACTGCTAGCAAAAATTTGggtaaaaaaaactttaaaaaaaaaagtaagaaaatgGAATCACAACATTACtaacatttattttcttttatagctaaattatttttattctgaTCGTAATGAATATATTTGTGAATGTGACCAACAACAAGTAATTGTATTTGACGGACATGTTACATGTGTTGAAATAAAAGAGAAGAGACCAAAGAAGGAGATAGGATGGGTAGGGGATTTGATTTCCATAACCTCGTATCACTATATATATAGAATCACAATTTCATTGAAACTTAAtatatcaacatatatatatatatatttatagtagaCTAGTAATCATATATCTATTATATTAGAAGCTTTAGTATTTTATGTAAAATTTACACAAATATTTTGAAAATGTAAACTAACTCCAAAAATACAGTATTtgaaaaaaattgagaaatcccgctttctaaatttttttttgtttttatgggTTGTAAAAAGTTAACTTTTGGTTACTTACGATATTGATAAGATGCtgattgattatttttttttatatatataaaaaattttagttttagatcatattatttcaaatattttttggtTGCCTAAAAACTTATTTGTACACATCTTAATATGCTAATTAGTTAACTTTAGATTATATTatagtattttattatttaagatacattttgaTATCATTCAAGGTTATTTCagaaactaattagttatcatatagctattaataaaaataaattttgtataCTACACACTAGCTTTTAAATGAATatttaaaatagatttttttagtcactcatgtaatttacatatcttatatttaagatattttttacaTTACCTTCAAGCCTATTTTAGAAAAATTAGTTATAGTATCATGTACGATACCAATTAGATAATGATTAGTCACCTTTCTACAAAAatctttatttttgttaattaactCCAAGGTTTAGCAAATTAATGTGAGAACAACACTACTCAAGTAAACAATGAAGATATATGAACTAAAATCCACTAAAGATGAATCAACATACCATTGTATGGAACAACTTTTAAGACTAGAGCACTTTTTCCTAGTGCATTTTCCCCTTTTCTTTTAATTCCCATATATAACCCAAAAGTTAGCTTTCTCACTGCGGAATTTCTATTGTGAATGTGTTCATAAGCATCtttgggagaggattctatctaagtctcacttcagaaggaagtgtgcactcgctattctttgaagggagttcaagagaatcagcgtttcatcaaaccaaATTCGTAGAGAaaagtacaacaagattgcggcaatagtttaagagggagtcttacattgtttaagtcaatacttttgtacactttgtttctttactaattggtttattctctgggcgtgaccccaaggagtaggttatccgaaagagtttctgaaccttgtaaaaactcactgtgttctttaatttttgcactatctatttattgtgttcagttctgtcgtgacaagttcggattctgttccGACAGAACTGCTATGtgtgtaaacaattaattaccattccgcattttaattaatttggtaattactaaaaacgtaATTTCACCACTCATAATGAAATATAACATTTTCAAcaaatttgtagcaagaatctTAATATTCATCAAGAGCCAACCACTTCATTTCAGCATAAGCACAAGGCAAGAGCCACAAAATTAACAGCACCAAGAAAAATAGCAAACTAAAACATGTAATAAAGAAAGAACAACTAAAGTGCAGTAAGAGAACAGGAGAGAATTTACTTGGTCCTATGGCCAAGGCAGAGACACAAGCTCCCTAGTCAGTCCACTATTATCAATCAAATTCAATACACCAATCTCAAATAGCACACCTCACTATACAAAGTACAAGAAAATTGCTCTCAGCTCACTATAGGCTTTCACACAAGCTCAATACAAACAGATCACTCAAAATTAGCATCAAGTCAATGAGAGACTTCGAGTTGAAAAGAGTGTTTTCACCAGTCTTGATGTTTCTTTCCAACTGTGAACAAACTCCCAACTAGCATAGGCGCTGTTTCGAGTCGAGATCCAATACACACACTTATGATTGAGGCATTGCAGATATGATCAATGGGTGAAAGTAACAACCATGTCTTGGCAAATAGTTGCTGTGCCAATTAACTGGCTGAAATTGGAGTGATGTAAATGGATATTATATCAGACCAAAAAACAAAAGACAAGAAAGATCAAACTAGTTGTTCTTGAACTTGTTATTACCTGAACAACAAACATGAGTTTGACGAGATCTTCTGACATGCTGATATAACCACTGACAGGTCTTAAAGGCCACATTAGAAAGAGGCCCAACCAATGATCCACTCTGTAATGAATAACAGGTTATATACAAAACCAAATCCATGGTTAATTTTTTCAAGTCAAGAGTTTGAGCATGACTTTACCATGTTTGTTGTGGCTTTAATAATCCCAATCCACTAAGTGAATAAAAAAGCAATTCCACAAGCCTTTAAAAAATCTACCACCATGGGAGTTGAATCTGATTGCCAAAACCTTCACAAGCAAAGATTGAAAGACCAAATGTATCAGTAAACAAGACAAATCCTCTACAGCAACCCCAGGAGTTGTGGGACACATACTTGGCCAGAGTGCAGTGACTATCAGCATCCAAACCTCACCACATTGGGCCAAAGGCATCATAGGATTATCATGAAGACAACACCAACATCAAGTATATACCAATATATAGCTCCCAATATGATGTAGTTGACTGCTTTAACAATTATAGAACAAAACAATTAAAGTTATAATTTACCATATTTGATGGAGTTATCAAAAGACTTTTTCCAAAGGCAAGTTGAAAATAATCAATACCCAAGATAACCTAATTTGTATAAACATTTGTACAAAGGAAAGTTGATCAGAAACTCTTGCAGCAAAATTTTGAGTGGAAATGATTAatttaagaaaaaacaaaaacaaattatacTGAATGTATGGTTTTATctgattttatttatatataaaacagAGAAGAAAGATTACAAACACTGACATTCTCAGTGACCAAATACTCTACCGACCAAAAAGATATAATTGCAATAATATTAAAGTAAGCAAGATAATAAATCtgtattttattttttggtaAAGAGAGACAATGAAAATCAGAAAAGCAATAGGCAAGAAAATCGATTTTATAGCTAAAGGAAGGCCCTTGCACTTCTTAACAATTTCTCTTCCAATTTCTTGCAACTCAGACAATACCACCTCATTAGAGCCTACATTATCAAAGGCATGCTCTGCAAATAACTTCCAACATTCATCATTCGATATCTTTTGAAGCTTATATGTTTGAAAATCTCTCGTCTTCATCTTCAGTGCGACATCCTCATTACGTGTGGTGACAATAATCTTGCTTCCTTGTGCGCCAGATTGAAAAGAGCTTTTCAAAAGATCCCATAACTCGTATTTTTCGTTCCACACATCATCGTGAACAAAAAGAAATCTCTTCCCTGCCAAAGCATCCTTCAAGTCTTTTTGAAGTTCATGTATAGTTGAGAACCCTATAAAGACGAGAGaaaaaattacattaaaaaaCATCACACTTAAGCATTGTAGAACAAGAAATTTAAAGGTAAAAAATGCAATATTTGATGTAGTAATCAAGAGACCTACAAAGGCAAGTTAGAAATAACCAATACCCTAGGTAATGTAATTATATGTAGAAAGAAACATTGTCTCACATTAAACCAAATTAATAGTTTTATTAACATTTGTACAAAGCCAAAATTGATCATAAACTTTGCAGTATTTTTTCCAATAACCCACAAAAAGGATAAATACCCAAATTTCTCTGATCTAATTGCATGGCTACTTTTACAAGAATTAGTTTATATTTAAAACAAAGGAGACATATTACAAACATTATAATTCTACACACCAAAATGAAATCATTTTCATAATGACATCTAGATGACTTAAAAACAAATTCGCTAAACTAGTGACAAATGAAGATCAGCTATCTAgacaaaagaataaaaaaaaaacaagatatTGAATTGAAAAACACCAAATTCTTAATTTAACTAACTCCTTATATAATACAAAACATTTATTAGTCAATTAATAAAATGTTAGACTATCAAATTGATATATGTTGCATATATACCTGCATCGGCATCACAGTGAGTTGAAATAGTATTGAggaaaaataaacaaatttgtACAAAAGAATAATGGCTTTTAGAAAAACAGACTTTGAGTTAATCtataaaacaaaatatatttactgaaataaatggaaaaaaaaagaCTACGTGGCGTACCATTACTGTGTCTATGTTAGGTATGTGTTGAATCTTGGGCCAATCTTCCCCTGTTCCTTCCTTGCACCTGGGCTCTAACAGAGGACAGCGTTTTATACTCAAAGCAGTAAGAGTCTGGGGCAGTCCTTCTACTGGCAAACACTCTAGCTTTTCCAAGAGATGAAGTTCCAATCGTCGAAGTGAGGTGAGGTGGTGAAAACTTTTGCCGTTTAGAGCTGTAAGCTTATCAAAACTACCGATTGAAAGAACAGTTAAAGAAGGTGGGAGCAACCATTCTTCTGGAAATGAATCCACTGCTCCTCCATATCCCCAAAGCTTTAACTCAGTCAATGATGGGAGTCTTTGTAAATTCCATTTCATGTGATTATTTATGAGCATATCACATGATTTAATTTCTAGACGTTTTAAAGTACAGGGTAATCCCATTTCCGAAAATGACTCCAACCTTGAACAACCACCTATTTTCAACCATTCAAGGGAAGGATATGCAACGTCAATATGAGTACTCGATGGAAATATAGTCACCAAATCCCCACATTTCCAAATGCCGACATATTCCAAAGATGGAAAATTACCGATAGGTAATGCCACATTTATCTTCCCACACCTGGTTAAATAAAATTGCTTCAAACAAGGAAAAATCTCACACTTTTGGCCATGATCCGTATTGGTAAACGACCAATCCAATGTAGTTATTCCTTCAAGCTCTAGTGCTGCTAACAGTGGAAATGTCTTGTTCAAAGAAATACCACAAAATTCATCATGCATATCAAGACATGAAATATGAAGATCTCTTAGTGAACTTAGTAGCTGAAATGATAACAACGACAAGTAGCAATTTTTACAGTCTAGATGAAGTTTTTCCAAATTAGAGTAGGATGGATGTGTTACCCAATCTGGTAAGTTTGTGCCGTTATAATCGAGTATTTCGagtttcttcaaattttcatgtgGTTGGAGCGCATTAAGtacttctctttctttttttgaaTCATCTGCTTCACCAAAATTccatcttaaaataagctcagtGAGATTCCTTTTGTTCTTCAAGTTGCCTTCCAAAACATCACTCACTTCCTTCACATACCCAAGGCCTGAAATTTGCAAGCTTCCATGCAAATTCTCCAACTTACCCAACTCTTTGATCCTGGACCCATCATTTTCACACGAAACAAAATCACTTAATGTCTGAAGATTCGTCATACTGCAAATCTTGGGTGGCATCTCTTTTAAAGGTGTTCCTCTTATGATAAGATGACGCAGGTTGATTAGCTTAGAAATGTTGGTAGGCAACTGTGTGAGGTTTTCACAATGTGACAATATCAGTGTTTCCAAATTGTACAACACACAAATTGAAACAGGTAATTCTTCAATGCATGTATTAGATATATCCAAATACCTGAGATACTTTAAATTCTCAATCGAAGAAGGCAATTCTGTCATATTAGAGCCAGAAAAAGAAAGTGCTCttaagcattctccatctcttAGCACCATTTGAAGTGTTAATCTTGTACTATAATGGTAATATATACCACTTGGTAATGGTAAAGCCAACAAGCTACGCAAATACGCAAATAATAAATTATCAAATTCTACTGCATCTCTTAAGTCTTTCATGTATGATAGATGGCGAGTCTTGCTACTAAGTTTGTGCAAGTCTTTACAACTATCAAACATAAAACAACACTGACCTGACACATACATAGCTAGATCATGCATAAGATCGTGCATAGAAAGAGAACGATTCCTTGTGTTTCTTTGAAAAAATGATCTTGCTATTAAAGCATTCAAGTACTCTTCTCCAACATCTTCAATTCTTTTTCCAGGTTGAGATTTCAAAAGACCTTCTGCCATCCATATTAAGATTAGTTTTTCTCTATCAACATCACCAAATTCGTAATCTTTGGGAAATATCGAAAGATAAGAAAAACATGGCTTTAAATAAGGAGGCAGAAATCGGTAGCTCAACCACAATGCTGGAACAATTTCAACATCTTGACGATTGGGCATCTCCCACACATCACTTCGCAGTACATGCCTCCATTCGTCACGAGTTGACATAGATCGTAAAAGACCAGCCATCGATTTTACAGCTAAAGGAAGGCCCTTGCACTTCTTAACAATTTCTCTTCCAATTTCTTGCAACTCAGACAATACCACCTCATTAGAGCCTACATTATCAAAGGCATGATCCGCAAATAACTTCCAACATTCATCATCCGATATCTTTCCAAGCTTATATGTTTGAACATCTCTCGTCTTCATCTTCAGTGCGACATCCTCATTACGTGTGGTGACAATAATCTTGCTTCCTTGTGCACCAGAATGAAAAGAGCTTTTCAAAAGATCCCACAACTCGTATTTTTCGTTCCACACATCATCGTGAACAAAAAGAAATTTCTTCCCTGCCAAAGCATCCTTCAAGTCTTTTTGAAGTTGATGTAACTCATttgctttattttcttttccaGTGATCTTCTCCAAGATAATCTTTGTTATTTTAAGAACATCAAAATCGTTGGATACAGTTACCCATGCTTTCAAGGAAAAGTGTTCTTGGACAGTGGTATCGTAAAATACCTTCTGAGCAAGAGTAGTTTTGCCAATGCCACCCATCCCTACTATAGGAATAACTGAGATCCTAGGGCCAGCAGCATCATCACACAACAATAACTTAAGAATAGCCTCCTTGTCACCCTCCCTTCCGTAAACTTGTGAATC
The Humulus lupulus chromosome 6, drHumLupu1.1, whole genome shotgun sequence DNA segment above includes these coding regions:
- the LOC133783450 gene encoding general transcription and DNA repair factor IIH subunit TFB1-1-like isoform X2, which produces MPRICNCLAKAGEAAKPVSAPKVTSEKVTFSDEQLSTADLELRMKLLREDSELQKLHKQFVIGGILTESEFWATRKKLLDGDSNRKLKQRIGFKSTMILDTKPMADGRTNKVTFNLTPEIKYQIFVLKPAVHRAFLNLVPNKMSEKDFFTKYFKAEYLISTKNAVAAAAEAAEDDELAIFLKEDDILAQEARRKIRRVDPTLDMEADLGDDYSHLPDHGIFRDGTKEISEPQSEHYKRTLSQDLNRQGAVVLEGRTVDMDLDDPRSVAEALVRSRRESDEDATEERLDRISRMTEIEDLQAPHDHPFAPLCIKDPRDYFDAQQANALKTLDDIRNKSEQTKCNLSIGEAYRSLRNSISEIKTVGLSNPIVKPEVALMVFNGLTQNISSSRYQLGKNPQESILDSLPSTTKDELLHHWMSIQELLRHFWSSYPITTTSLHTKVSRLKDAMSAIYRQLEEIKESVPSDFRHQVSLLVRPMHQALDAAFQHYDADQQKRSSSSARTGDGPNGY
- the LOC133783450 gene encoding general transcription and DNA repair factor IIH subunit TFB1-1-like isoform X1, whose amino-acid sequence is MSTGQVIKRAKYKTSVKDPGTPGLLKMNERKFSFIPHDPTSSVKLNVDFVHIKGHKHTKEGSNKPPWLNLPHDQGGSYIFEFESFADLHVCREFVGNCLAKAGEAAKPVSAPKVTSEKVTFSDEQLSTADLELRMKLLREDSELQKLHKQFVIGGILTESEFWATRKKLLDGDSNRKLKQRIGFKSTMILDTKPMADGRTNKVTFNLTPEIKYQIFVLKPAVHRAFLNLVPNKMSEKDFFTKYFKAEYLISTKNAVAAAAEAAEDDELAIFLKEDDILAQEARRKIRRVDPTLDMEADLGDDYSHLPDHGIFRDGTKEISEPQSEHYKRTLSQDLNRQGAVVLEGRTVDMDLDDPRSVAEALVRSRRESDEDATEERLDRISRMTEIEDLQAPHDHPFAPLCIKDPRDYFDAQQANALKTLDDIRNKSEQTKCNLSIGEAYRSLRNSISEIKTVGLSNPIVKPEVALMVFNGLTQNISSSRYQLGKNPQESILDSLPSTTKDELLHHWMSIQELLRHFWSSYPITTTSLHTKVSRLKDAMSAIYRQLEEIKESVPSDFRHQVSLLVRPMHQALDAAFQHYDADQQKRSSSSARTGDGPNGY
- the LOC133783452 gene encoding putative disease resistance RPP13-like protein 1 is translated as MADLMVGGALLSGFINVLFDRLASKEVLDFFRGDKLNQKLLKRLKTVLLSANALLNDAEEKQLGDNNVKNWLDELKEVLYDADHVMDKISTEALRLKMEEDELEITASKCLCFFQKLSYPFEKAVNSEIEEILDALKDLLEQTQHLGLKKVDQRTTVHRPHAPLLDDSQVYGREGDKEAILKLLLCDDAAGPRISVIPIVGMGGIGKTTLAQKVFYDTTVQEHFSLKAWVTVSNDFDVLKITKIILEKITGKENKANELHQLQKDLKDALAGKKFLFVHDDVWNEKYELWDLLKSSFHSGAQGSKIIVTTRNEDVALKMKTRDVQTYKLGKISDDECWKLFADHAFDNVGSNEVVLSELQEIGREIVKKCKGLPLAVKSMAGLLRSMSTRDEWRHVLRSDVWEMPNRQDVEIVPALWLSYRFLPPYLKPCFSYLSIFPKDYEFGDVDREKLILIWMAEGLLKSQPGKRIEDVGEEYLNALIARSFFQRNTRNRSLSMHDLMHDLAMYVSGQCCFMFDSCKDLHKLSSKTRHLSYMKDLRDAVEFDNLLFAYLRSLLALPLPSGIYYHYSTRLTLQMVLRDGECLRALSFSGSNMTELPSSIENLKYLRYLDISNTCIEELPVSICVLYNLETLILSHCENLTQLPTNISKLINLRHLIIRGTPLKEMPPKICSMTNLQTLSDFVSCENDGSRIKELGKLENLHGSLQISGLGYVKEVSDVLEGNLKNKRNLTELILRWNFGEADDSKKEREVLNALQPHENLKKLEILDYNGTNLPDWVTHPSYSNLEKLHLDCKNCYLSLLSFQLLSSLRDLHISCLDMHDEFCGISLNKTFPLLAALELEGITTLDWSFTNTDHGQKCEIFPCLKQFYLTRCGKINVALPIGNFPSLEYVGIWKCGDLVTIFPSSTHIDVAYPSLEWLKIGGCSRLESFSEMGLPCTLKRLEIKSCDMLINNHMKWNLQRLPSLTELKLWGYGGAVDSFPEEWLLPPSLTVLSIGSFDKLTALNGKSFHHLTSLRRLELHLLEKLECLPVEGLPQTLTALSIKRCPLLEPRCKEGTGEDWPKIQHIPNIDTVMGSQLYMNFKKT